The following are encoded together in the Cicer arietinum cultivar CDC Frontier isolate Library 1 chromosome 2, Cicar.CDCFrontier_v2.0, whole genome shotgun sequence genome:
- the LOC101506374 gene encoding transcriptional regulator STERILE APETALA, which yields MSSTSSSSSSSSPQLASSSNVDNNNNNNNNNNNILGGPSNEIFEAPSSSRQRAINEVWPAPVVESLATQVAIDSSLFHGPLSAASALSIIFQVCSTWREVSRSNLLWEELTRRIWRRTYQLRDTWHLEYIYWHRTARNFSTGTHALVVPQYDPGDHHQTLICRCLTLSDTHLACGFVDGTVRLFDLITGAHVTTFWSTHGHLFGPFSQSVSGIVIANENSTLAFARLDGDVYVAILNGPVLGPGPGPILARRAILGDVVNNGVLVEFAGCRLWWVGLFAGHAGGAFQIWNAQTEQRVFIGGSLTDPETVQGWHMLTELVEPVGRVRVTEGEFVVACTSSRLVSFNLRNPEVLIRDVGSTTGFVVGSLDVSHEVFVIVERNGVGTVRRVCTFERVSRFRLRSSWLRGLLGCMNLGYVITYSGSAGLLRVWDIHEPAARLCVTVGVTDEGHVHANANSMVANRTHVAISSNDSSIHLLDFSVQ from the exons ATGTCttcaacttcttcttcttcttcttcatcatcaccTCAACTTGCATCTTCTTCAAATGTtgacaacaacaataacaataataataataataacaacattcTTGGTGGTCCTAGCAATGAAATATTTGAAGCACCTTCTTCCTCTCGTCAACGTGCTATCAATGAAGTTTGGCCTGCACCTGTTGTTGAATCATTAGCTACTCAAGTTGCCATTGATTCTTCTCTTTTTCATGGTCCTCTTTCTGCTGCTTCTGCTCTTTCCATTATTTTTCAG GTTTGTTCTACATGGAGAGAAGTGTCGCGCTCGAATCTACTGTGGGAGGAGCTCACGAGACGcatctggcgcagaacctatCAATTAAGAGACACGTGGCATCTAGAGTACATCTACTGGCATCGAACGGCTAGGAACTTCAGCACTGGTACACACGCCTTAGTGGTCCCACAATACGACCCTGGCGATCACCATCAAACCCTCATCTGCCGTTGCCTCACTCTCTCCGACACCCACCTCGCTTGCGGTTTCGTCGACGGCACCGTTCGTTTATTCGATCTCATCACCGGCGCACACGTCACCACTTTCTGGTCCACCCACGGTCATCTATTCGGCCCCTTCTCACAATCTGTTTCGGGAATCGTAATTGCAAATGAAAATTCTACTCTCGCATTTGCAAGGCTGGATGGAGATGTATACGTGGCAATTCTTAATGGGCCTGTACTTGGGCCCGGGCCCGGGCCCATCCTTGCACGACGCGCAATCCTTGGTGATGTTGTTAACAACGGAGTGTTGGTAGAATTTGCTGGCTGTCGCCTATGGTGGGTGGGCTTATTTGCGGGCCATGCGGGTGGAGCTTTTCAAATATGGAACGCTCAAACGGAACAGCGTGTGTTTATTGGCGGTTCATTAACTGACCCGGAAACGGTTCAAGGATGGCATATGTTAACCGAGTTAGTTGAACCGGTGGGTCGAGTACGAGTAACGGAAGGGGAATTTGTAGTGGCGTGCACGAGTTCGAGGTTGGTTAGTTTCAACTTGAGAAACCCAGAGGTTTTAATACGTGACGTGGGGTCCACAACGGGTTTCGTGGTGGGTTCGTTGGATGTTAGCCACGAGGTATTTGTGATAGTGGAGAGGAATGGGGTGGGGACAGTAAGGCGCGTGTGTACATTTGAGCGCGTGAGTAGGTTTAGATTAAGAAGTTCATGGTTGAGGGGTTTGTTAGGGTGCATGAACCTGGGATACGTTATAACATATTCTGGTAGTGCTGGTTTGTTGAGAGTGTGGGACATACATGAACCTGCGGCGCGGTTGTGTGTAACAGTTGGTGTTACAGATGAGGGTCATGTTCATGCTAATGCTAACAGCATGGTTGCTAATCGAACTCACGTCGCTATCTCATCTAATGACTCTTCtatacacttattggattttAGTGTACAGTAA